In the genome of Pyrobaculum islandicum DSM 4184, the window GACCACCCTCCTCAAGATCTTAGCCGGCCTCCTCAAGCCCGACGGGGGGTGGGTTAAATACGGCGGGGTGTCGTCTAGGGTGTACGTAGGCGACCTCTACGTGCCTCCAGACGCGCCGGCGGGGGAAGTGGCGCTGTCGGGGAGGTCTAGGTTCTCCCCCCGGCCTGTAGAGCGGGAAGATGTAGAGGCGGCCCGGCGGTATATGGAGGCTCTGGGGGTGCTGAGGCTGGCGGGGCGGAGGTGGTCTACTCTCAGTGGGGGCGAGAGACAGCGGTTTGTAATAGCGGCCGCGTTGGCCTCGGAGGCAGATCTCCTTTTGTTAGACGAGCCTTTTTCTAACTTGTATGGAGATTGGAGGGGGAGAGTCATGCGGGTTTTAAAAAGTTACGCATCTAGACGTATTGTAGTAGTTACTACTCATCATATGGACGTCTTAGGCTGTTGCCAATGGGTCTACGCGCTTAGAGACGGGGCTGTGGTCTGGAGTGGCGACGCATCTAGCTACAAGCCGTCTGTAGAGACTACCTGCGGCTTTGAGAATTGATGGCACTCTGCCCCCCGTCTCAGTCTTGGCATATTCCTAGGCCGGGGCCTGGCCACGGGGGCCGCCAAGTCTCTGCCCAGGGCACATATTTGGCTCCAGGCGGTCTGCCAGGCGCCTATGGGGCCCCGGAGACGAAAAATTAATATATATCCTCTCAACGGGGGGCATGTCTTCAGCTGTTAGAATTGTAGAGAAGCAGTTAGATGAAATATTAGCAATAGCTAGAAATCCGGCTCAGATTAGAAACGCGGGTACTCTCGCCCATGTAGACCACGGCAAGACGACTACAACCGATTCTCTACTCATGGGCGCCGGTCTCCTATCGCCGAAGGTCGCGGGGAAGGCCCTCGCCATGGACTACGTCCCCATCGAGCAGCTGAGGCAGATGACGGTCAAGGCGGCGAACATATCGCTTTATTTCGAGTACGGGGGCAAGCCCTATCTGATTAACTTCGTAGATACGCCAGGCCACGTGGATTTCACGGGCCATGTCACTAGGTCGTTGAGGGTTATGGACGGCGGTTTGGTGGTGGTGG includes:
- a CDS encoding ABC transporter ATP-binding protein; this encodes MYVEFDVEKRLGDFLLRAAGRLEPGVTCVVGPNGSGKTTLLKILAGLLKPDGGWVKYGGVSSRVYVGDLYVPPDAPAGEVALSGRSRFSPRPVEREDVEAARRYMEALGVLRLAGRRWSTLSGGERQRFVIAAALASEADLLLLDEPFSNLYGDWRGRVMRVLKSYASRRIVVVTTHHMDVLGCCQWVYALRDGAVVWSGDASSYKPSVETTCGFEN